In one window of Anaerobacillus alkaliphilus DNA:
- a CDS encoding DUF6671 family protein, translating to MGENEWFGERKCVVATMHQKEEVMAPILKRELSVEIVLPKDFDTDMFGTFAGDVERVGDQLEAARNKLHKALELTGCDLGIASEGSFGPHPVVPFLPFNQELVLFIDKKNDLEVVGFVANTDTNFGSKEVKSFKEAYEFAVSKYFPEHGVILKTMDGKVIAKGIVLEEKLKEVIEEMGLGSSEEGFFVETDMRAMYNPTRMKNIELATMNLVNKLINCCPSCQTPGFEVVDRKKGLPCEYCHRPTDLIKSDLWGCKKCLHQEEREYPTGVRFADPSRCNYCNP from the coding sequence ATGGGTGAAAACGAATGGTTTGGTGAAAGGAAATGTGTAGTGGCGACTATGCATCAGAAAGAAGAGGTTATGGCTCCTATTTTAAAGAGAGAATTATCGGTTGAAATAGTACTCCCTAAAGATTTCGATACAGATATGTTCGGTACCTTTGCGGGTGATGTAGAAAGGGTAGGCGATCAATTAGAGGCTGCGAGAAACAAATTGCATAAAGCTTTAGAGTTAACGGGATGTGATCTCGGTATTGCTAGTGAGGGCTCGTTTGGACCACACCCAGTTGTACCGTTTTTACCATTTAACCAAGAATTAGTTCTTTTTATTGATAAAAAGAACGATCTTGAAGTTGTCGGTTTTGTTGCAAATACTGACACAAACTTTGGAAGCAAGGAAGTAAAGAGTTTTAAAGAAGCCTATGAGTTTGCAGTATCGAAATATTTTCCAGAACATGGTGTAATTCTTAAAACTATGGACGGAAAAGTTATTGCAAAGGGAATCGTCCTTGAGGAAAAATTGAAGGAAGTAATTGAGGAGATGGGACTCGGAAGTAGCGAAGAAGGGTTTTTCGTTGAGACAGATATGAGAGCGATGTACAATCCCACTCGAATGAAAAATATTGAATTGGCAACTATGAATTTAGTAAATAAGTTAATCAACTGCTGCCCTAGCTGCCAAACACCTGGGTTTGAGGTTGTGGATAGAAAAAAAGGCCTACCATGTGAGTATTGCCATCGTCCAACGGATCTAATTAAATCAGACTTGTGGGGCTGTAAAAAATGTCTTCACCAAGAGGAAAGAGAATATCCTACTGGTGTCCGTTTTGCCGATCCGTCTAGATGCAATTATTGTAACCCTTGA
- a CDS encoding 2OG-Fe(II) oxygenase, which produces MSMDAKELFVKEPTIFNHVGNKIRTEDREINIIARLEEPLIVILGNVLSDEECDELIRLSQDRLQRSKIGNIRAEDALRTSSSMFFYEAENDVVARVEKRISQIMNIPVEHGEGLQILNYQIGQEYKAHYDYFASAINPRISTLVMYLSDVEYGGETYFPKLNFSVSPQKGMAVYFEYFYNDQTLNELTLHGGAPVIIGDKWAATQWMRRKKVN; this is translated from the coding sequence ATGTCAATGGATGCAAAGGAATTATTTGTTAAGGAACCTACGATTTTTAATCATGTAGGTAATAAAATTAGAACTGAAGATCGTGAAATTAACATTATTGCTAGACTTGAAGAACCGCTCATCGTTATATTAGGCAATGTATTAAGTGATGAAGAATGTGATGAGTTGATTAGGCTTTCACAAGATCGGCTCCAGCGCTCAAAAATCGGAAACATTCGTGCTGAAGATGCACTAAGAACAAGTAGCAGTATGTTTTTTTATGAGGCTGAAAATGATGTTGTTGCTAGAGTTGAAAAAAGGATCTCACAAATCATGAATATTCCCGTTGAACATGGGGAAGGGTTGCAAATCCTAAATTATCAAATTGGCCAAGAATATAAAGCACATTACGATTATTTCGCTTCAGCAATCAATCCTAGAATAAGTACACTTGTCATGTATTTAAGTGATGTAGAGTACGGTGGGGAAACATATTTTCCAAAACTAAACTTTTCCGTATCTCCACAAAAGGGGATGGCCGTTTACTTTGAATATTTTTATAACGATCAAACGTTAAATGAGCTAACTCTACACGGTGGAGCACCGGTTATCATTGGCGACAAATGGGCTGCGACACAGTGGATGAGAAGGAAGAAAGTTAATTAA